A stretch of the Polyangiaceae bacterium genome encodes the following:
- the tam gene encoding trans-aconitate 2-methyltransferase: MPWNPSAYLAFASERLRPALDLLAQVPLERAARVADLGCGAGNVTRLLVERFPSAELTGVDSSPEMLARAKSALPGVRFVEADIASWQPDAPLDLIFSNAALHWLPEHARLFPRLCAWLAPGGCLAVQMPGSFQMPSHTAAREAALDGPWRGCLKPGEEHAGVCELRDYHAWLRPLVRNLDLWETTYLHVLEGDDPVTEWFSSTLLVPYLEALRSEHRAGFLAAYRRRVKAAYPRQGDGRTLMPMRRIFIVAER; the protein is encoded by the coding sequence ATGCCCTGGAACCCGTCGGCCTACCTGGCGTTCGCCAGCGAGCGCCTTCGCCCGGCGCTCGATCTCCTGGCGCAGGTCCCGCTCGAGCGGGCCGCCCGCGTGGCGGATCTCGGCTGCGGTGCCGGTAACGTCACACGCCTGTTGGTGGAGCGCTTTCCGAGCGCCGAGCTCACCGGTGTGGACAGCTCACCGGAGATGCTGGCTCGCGCGAAGAGCGCGCTCCCGGGCGTCCGCTTCGTCGAGGCCGACATCGCGAGCTGGCAACCCGACGCACCGCTCGATCTGATCTTCTCGAACGCGGCGCTGCACTGGCTTCCGGAGCACGCGCGGCTGTTCCCGCGCCTGTGCGCGTGGCTCGCGCCGGGTGGGTGTCTGGCGGTGCAGATGCCGGGCAGCTTCCAAATGCCGTCGCACACCGCGGCGCGCGAGGCCGCCCTCGACGGCCCGTGGAGGGGTTGCCTGAAGCCTGGTGAAGAGCACGCTGGCGTGTGCGAGCTCCGCGACTACCATGCCTGGCTGCGCCCACTGGTGCGCAACTTGGATCTCTGGGAGACGACCTACCTCCACGTGCTCGAGGGAGACGATCCGGTCACCGAGTGGTTCAGCTCGACGCTCCTCGTGCCTTACCTGGAAGCGCTGCGGTCGGAGCACCGCGCGGGTTTCTTGGCTGCCTACCGACGCCGCGTGAAGGCCGCGTACCCCAGGCAGGGAGACGGCCGAACGCTGATGCCGATGCGGCGCATCTTCATCGTGGCGGAGCGGTGA